The following coding sequences lie in one Bacillota bacterium genomic window:
- a CDS encoding sigma 54-interacting transcriptional regulator codes for MKVKDVMTRDPITLDTRMNIREAARILSEHSIDGAPVIEDGCIKGIFTKSHVLRAVASGIDLQQTLVREVMTQNVVTISPEVTCEEAAQANFGRLPVVDEQGKLVGILTVSDLLRAFEAENKDTLTKLNTILNSTYNAIIAVNKEGVIEIFNLAAERLTGVKAEEAIGLRIDQIFPNTGIYEQLQTEKAQYSQKLIYHDRKLLSNRTPIIVDGEIIGAVAVLQDMSDLESISKELAATKELSHELEAIIESSFDGIYVTDGRGKTLRVNRAYERLTGVKREEVLGKTMRELVDAGVYSQSVSLLVLEEKKPVTITQKVITGKSVLVTGNPIFDQNGKIFRVVTNVRDITELNELRRQLEQAQEMEKWYHLELKQLRSAINSQCDAVAVSEPMKEVVQLATRVSTVDATILILGESGVGKEVVAKIIHKNSRRKNGPFIKVNCGAIPEQLLESELFGYEGGAFTGAKKEGKAGLFELANRGTLFLDEIGELSLNLQVKLLRVLAEREIMRVGGGKPIPVDVRIVVATNRDLEDMVKRGLFREDLYYRLNVVPIVIPPLRERKEDIPSLALHFLNQFNSHYGLQKKLSYEVLERLMLYDWPGNIRELKNVVERMVVTTTDDLLGVEHLPKYLGSETSKNDARISVKGVMPLNDAIEEVEKQIIQNALKKHKTSRKMAAVLGVNQSTIVRKINKYGFKLSDAQLPGAM; via the coding sequence TTGAAGGTGAAGGACGTAATGACCCGTGATCCGATCACCCTGGACACTCGAATGAACATCCGAGAGGCAGCGCGTATCCTGAGCGAACACAGCATTGATGGAGCGCCGGTAATAGAAGACGGGTGTATAAAAGGGATTTTTACCAAGAGCCATGTCCTGCGCGCGGTTGCCAGTGGTATTGACCTGCAGCAGACTTTGGTCAGAGAGGTCATGACCCAAAATGTGGTGACTATTTCTCCTGAAGTTACTTGCGAAGAGGCGGCACAAGCTAATTTTGGCCGGTTGCCGGTAGTGGATGAACAGGGAAAACTGGTGGGCATTTTAACCGTGTCTGACCTCTTGCGGGCTTTTGAGGCCGAAAACAAGGACACCCTGACCAAACTGAACACAATTCTCAATTCGACGTATAACGCCATTATCGCCGTAAATAAGGAAGGCGTGATCGAAATTTTCAATCTGGCGGCCGAACGGCTTACCGGGGTGAAGGCCGAAGAGGCGATCGGACTGCGAATCGATCAGATTTTCCCCAACACCGGGATTTATGAGCAGTTGCAGACGGAGAAAGCCCAGTACAGCCAGAAACTGATTTACCATGACCGGAAATTGCTCAGCAATCGTACCCCGATTATCGTGGACGGAGAGATTATCGGGGCAGTGGCGGTCCTTCAGGACATGTCTGATTTGGAGAGCATTTCGAAGGAACTGGCGGCGACTAAGGAACTGAGCCACGAACTGGAAGCGATTATTGAGTCATCTTTTGACGGGATCTACGTCACGGATGGTCGCGGGAAGACGTTGCGGGTCAACCGGGCGTATGAGCGCTTAACCGGGGTCAAAAGGGAAGAAGTGCTCGGGAAAACCATGCGCGAATTAGTTGACGCGGGAGTGTATTCTCAGTCGGTTTCTCTGCTGGTGCTGGAGGAGAAGAAGCCAGTCACAATTACCCAGAAGGTGATTACCGGTAAGAGTGTGCTGGTTACTGGCAATCCGATTTTTGACCAGAATGGTAAAATCTTTCGAGTGGTTACCAATGTCCGCGACATTACGGAGTTGAACGAACTGCGGCGTCAGCTCGAACAGGCGCAGGAAATGGAAAAATGGTACCACTTGGAACTGAAACAGCTCCGCAGCGCGATTAATTCACAGTGCGATGCAGTGGCGGTAAGTGAGCCGATGAAAGAGGTAGTGCAACTGGCGACGCGCGTCAGCACGGTGGACGCCACGATCTTGATCCTGGGCGAATCAGGGGTCGGTAAAGAAGTGGTCGCGAAGATTATCCACAAGAACAGCCGCCGTAAGAACGGTCCATTTATCAAAGTGAATTGCGGTGCCATACCCGAGCAACTCCTCGAATCAGAGTTGTTCGGGTATGAGGGGGGTGCCTTCACCGGGGCGAAGAAAGAAGGAAAAGCGGGGCTCTTTGAGCTGGCCAACCGCGGGACGCTGTTTTTAGATGAAATCGGGGAATTATCGCTTAATCTTCAGGTCAAACTGCTGCGTGTCCTGGCTGAGCGGGAGATCATGCGGGTTGGTGGCGGGAAACCCATTCCTGTTGATGTCCGCATTGTTGTAGCTACCAATCGCGATTTAGAGGACATGGTAAAGCGCGGCTTGTTCCGCGAAGACCTGTATTACCGGCTCAATGTCGTGCCGATTGTCATTCCGCCGTTGCGGGAGAGAAAAGAGGATATTCCCTCGCTGGCCCTCCATTTTCTCAACCAGTTCAACTCGCACTACGGACTGCAAAAAAAGCTGTCCTATGAGGTGTTGGAGCGCCTGATGCTTTATGATTGGCCTGGCAACATCCGTGAACTGAAAAACGTGGTCGAACGGATGGTGGTAACCACGACAGATGACCTGCTTGGCGTGGAACACCTGCCGAAATATCTGGGTAGCGAGACCAGTAAAAATGATGCCCGCATCAGTGTCAAGGGCGTGATGCCCCTCAACGACGCGATTGAGGAAGTAGAAAAACAGATTATTCAAAATGCGTTGAAGAAACACAAAACCAGCCGCAAGATGGCGGCCGTCCTGGGAGTTAATCAGTCGACGATTGTCCGGAAGATCAATAAATATGGTTTTAAGTTAAGTGATGCACAGTTGCCAGGGGCGATGTAA
- a CDS encoding 4-hydroxybutyryl-CoA dehydratase — protein sequence MALKTPEQYLNSLRQLKRKIYVMGELVENPVDHPIIRPSINSVAMTYELAFDPEYEDLMTCTSSLTGEKINRFNHLHQSTDDLIKKVKMQRLLGQKTGACFQRCVGMDAFNAVYSTTYEMDQKLGTKYHEHFREFLRYVQENDLVVDGAMTDPKGDRGLSPSEQADPDLYLRVVEKREDGIVVCGAKAHQTGMVNSHEILVMPTISMTEQDKAYAVAFAVPTDAEGIIYIYGRQSCDTRKLENGSIDVGNAKFGGQEVLTIFDHVFVPWERVFMCGEWQFSGMLVERFAGYHRQSYGGCKVGVGDVLIGATAVAADYNGAAKASHIKDKLIEMIHLNETLYACGIACSAEGRKTASGNYLIDLLLANVCKQNVTRFPFEIARLAQDIAGGIIGTMPSERDLHHPEIGKYVDKYLRGVANVPTENRMRIMRLIENLTMGSAAVGYLTESMHGAGSPQAQRIMIARQGNLEHKKKLAKELAGVQE from the coding sequence ATGGCTTTAAAAACCCCGGAACAGTATCTGAATAGTCTGCGGCAGCTAAAACGGAAAATTTATGTCATGGGAGAATTGGTTGAGAACCCGGTTGACCATCCGATTATTCGTCCGTCAATTAATTCTGTGGCGATGACCTATGAACTGGCCTTCGACCCCGAGTATGAGGACCTGATGACCTGCACTTCCAGTTTGACTGGTGAGAAGATTAATCGGTTTAATCATCTGCACCAGAGCACTGATGATCTGATCAAAAAAGTTAAGATGCAGCGGTTGCTGGGACAGAAAACTGGGGCGTGCTTCCAGCGCTGTGTGGGGATGGATGCGTTTAACGCGGTATACAGCACCACTTACGAGATGGACCAGAAGCTGGGGACGAAGTACCATGAACATTTCAGAGAGTTTTTACGGTACGTGCAGGAAAACGACCTGGTGGTTGATGGGGCGATGACTGACCCGAAGGGTGACCGGGGGTTGAGCCCCAGCGAACAGGCTGATCCCGATTTGTACTTGCGGGTGGTGGAAAAGCGGGAAGATGGTATCGTGGTTTGTGGTGCCAAGGCCCACCAAACCGGCATGGTTAACTCGCACGAGATTCTGGTGATGCCCACAATTTCCATGACCGAGCAAGATAAAGCATATGCAGTGGCCTTTGCTGTCCCGACAGATGCGGAAGGGATCATTTACATCTATGGACGTCAGTCGTGTGATACCCGCAAGCTCGAGAACGGGAGCATTGACGTGGGTAATGCTAAATTTGGCGGTCAGGAAGTGTTGACGATCTTTGACCACGTTTTTGTTCCCTGGGAACGGGTTTTTATGTGCGGAGAATGGCAATTCTCCGGCATGCTGGTTGAACGATTCGCGGGGTACCACCGGCAGAGTTACGGGGGTTGTAAAGTCGGGGTCGGCGATGTTTTAATCGGGGCGACTGCTGTGGCGGCTGACTATAATGGAGCGGCGAAAGCTTCCCACATCAAGGATAAATTGATTGAAATGATCCACTTGAACGAAACCCTGTATGCCTGTGGTATTGCTTGCTCAGCTGAAGGTAGAAAAACAGCATCGGGAAACTACCTGATTGACCTACTGTTAGCCAATGTCTGCAAACAGAACGTGACCCGGTTCCCGTTTGAGATCGCCCGCCTGGCGCAGGATATCGCCGGTGGAATTATTGGTACCATGCCATCTGAACGCGATCTCCATCACCCTGAGATTGGCAAGTATGTAGACAAATACCTGCGCGGTGTGGCCAATGTACCTACGGAAAATAGAATGCGGATCATGCGGCTGATTGAAAATTTAACCATGGGCAGTGCTGCTGTGGGTTATTTGACAGAATCAATGCACGGCGCTGGCTCGCCGCAAGCTCAGCGAATTATGATTGCCCGTCAGGGTAACCTCGAGCACAAGAAAAAGCTGGCGAAAGAGCTGGCTGGGGTTCAAGAATAA
- a CDS encoding NifU family protein, whose product MVDEVITSQIRPWLQADGGDIELIEVATDGTVKVRLMGRCSNCPASQFTLENLVETVLMEKVPGVTRVVTVVQTVSDDLIQDALKILRKGQVWEA is encoded by the coding sequence CTGGTCGATGAAGTGATTACCAGTCAGATTCGGCCCTGGTTGCAGGCTGATGGTGGCGATATCGAGCTGATTGAGGTAGCCACCGATGGTACGGTTAAAGTCAGACTGATGGGAAGATGCAGCAACTGCCCGGCCTCCCAGTTTACGCTGGAAAATCTGGTTGAAACAGTCCTGATGGAAAAGGTGCCGGGGGTAACCCGGGTAGTGACGGTGGTGCAGACTGTCAGTGATGATTTGATTCAAGATGCCCTGAAGATTCTACGCAAGGGGCAGGTCTGGGAAGCATGA
- a CDS encoding acetyl-CoA hydrolase/transferase family protein produces the protein MNWQEYYQQRLVTAAEAVKVVQSGDRIVLGHACGEPQLLPTALVERAIELQDVEIVHMVAMGQALYCAPGMERHFRHNSLFVGGSTRAAINEGRGDYTPCFFSEVPRLFREKVLPVDVAMIQVSPPDKFGFCSLGVSVDYTKPLVDCAATVLAEVNPNMPRTLGDSFVHVTEIDYFVPSEQPLIELPRPNIGPVEEAIGRHIAGLVEDGSTLQLGIGGIPDAVLMFLKDKHDLGIHSEMFSDGVVELIEAGVVNCRKKTLHPGKAVVTFLMGTRKLYDFVHQNPMVAMYPVDYVNDPFVISQNDKMVAINSALQVDLMGQVCADTIGPRQYSGVGGQIDFVRGAARSKGGKSIIALPSTAAGGKVSRIVTQLDAGAAVTTSRNDVHYVVTEYGVADLRGKTLRERAEALISIAHPDFREELRKGMRRV, from the coding sequence ATGAATTGGCAGGAATATTATCAACAACGTCTCGTGACAGCAGCTGAAGCGGTCAAAGTAGTGCAGTCAGGTGACCGGATCGTGTTGGGCCATGCCTGTGGTGAGCCACAGTTGCTGCCAACGGCCCTGGTAGAACGGGCAATAGAGCTCCAGGATGTGGAAATTGTGCATATGGTGGCGATGGGGCAAGCTCTTTACTGTGCTCCTGGTATGGAAAGACACTTTCGTCATAACTCCCTCTTTGTGGGTGGATCGACCCGGGCAGCCATAAACGAAGGGCGAGGTGATTATACTCCTTGCTTCTTTTCTGAGGTGCCTCGGCTGTTCAGAGAAAAGGTTCTCCCAGTTGACGTGGCGATGATCCAGGTTTCGCCGCCAGACAAATTTGGTTTCTGCAGCCTGGGGGTATCAGTTGACTACACTAAACCACTGGTGGACTGCGCGGCGACGGTGCTGGCGGAAGTAAACCCGAATATGCCGCGAACCCTGGGCGATTCCTTTGTCCACGTCACAGAGATTGACTATTTTGTGCCTTCCGAACAACCCTTGATTGAATTGCCCCGCCCAAACATTGGACCGGTTGAAGAAGCGATCGGCCGCCATATCGCCGGCCTGGTTGAAGATGGGTCAACCCTGCAGCTTGGCATCGGCGGGATCCCGGATGCAGTTTTAATGTTTTTGAAAGATAAGCACGACCTGGGGATCCATTCGGAGATGTTTTCGGATGGCGTGGTTGAATTGATCGAGGCCGGGGTCGTCAATTGCCGCAAGAAAACCCTGCACCCGGGCAAGGCAGTGGTGACTTTTCTGATGGGGACCCGCAAACTTTATGATTTTGTTCACCAGAATCCGATGGTGGCCATGTACCCGGTTGATTATGTGAACGACCCTTTTGTCATCAGCCAGAACGACAAAATGGTAGCAATTAATTCCGCGCTGCAGGTTGACCTGATGGGGCAGGTCTGTGCTGACACCATCGGTCCACGGCAGTACAGCGGCGTGGGTGGACAAATAGACTTTGTCCGTGGGGCAGCCCGTTCGAAGGGGGGCAAATCGATCATTGCTCTGCCGTCGACAGCAGCCGGCGGTAAGGTGTCGCGTATTGTCACACAACTGGATGCCGGGGCCGCTGTGACGACGTCCCGGAATGATGTGCATTATGTGGTGACGGAGTACGGAGTAGCGGACTTACGAGGCAAGACCCTGCGCGAAAGGGCGGAAGCATTAATTAGTATTGCCCATCCTGACTTTCGCGAAGAACTGAGGAAAGGGATGCGGCGGGTATAA
- a CDS encoding Na+/H+ antiporter subunit E, producing the protein MSFWLTAILMFSFWILLSGEFDLLLLLLGVISSLLVAYWSHDLLIDRFDFRVFLEKTWRFLKYLPWLLWQIVLANIELVYLTLHPKMPIEPEIITFNPDLKTDFGIISLANSITLTPGTVTIVASKDEFIVHAITKSAAESLISGEMQARVKEVEGKDV; encoded by the coding sequence ATGAGCTTCTGGCTGACGGCAATCCTCATGTTTTCCTTTTGGATACTTCTTTCCGGGGAGTTTGATTTGTTGCTGTTATTACTGGGAGTAATCTCGAGTTTATTGGTAGCGTACTGGTCGCATGATTTACTAATAGATAGATTCGATTTCAGAGTTTTTCTGGAAAAAACTTGGCGTTTTTTGAAATATTTGCCCTGGTTGCTCTGGCAGATTGTGTTGGCCAATATTGAACTGGTCTATCTTACGCTGCACCCCAAAATGCCGATTGAACCCGAAATAATAACATTTAATCCAGATTTAAAGACAGACTTTGGGATTATCTCTCTGGCTAACTCGATTACGCTTACCCCTGGCACTGTGACCATTGTGGCTAGTAAGGATGAGTTTATCGTGCACGCTATTACTAAAAGTGCTGCTGAAAGTCTCATATCTGGTGAAATGCAGGCCAGAGTGAAGGAGGTTGAGGGAAAAGATGTTTGA
- a CDS encoding cation:proton antiporter yields MFELAGIVIILAAVLVLYRVIVGPLVFDRILGANMIGTKTIILLALIGFIYNRPHFLDIALAYAMINFIASLAFLKYIQTGGLDEQKEGGK; encoded by the coding sequence ATGTTTGAATTGGCCGGTATCGTGATCATCCTGGCAGCTGTACTTGTACTCTACCGGGTTATTGTCGGCCCACTGGTTTTTGACCGTATCCTGGGGGCAAACATGATCGGAACAAAAACGATTATACTGCTTGCTCTGATTGGGTTTATCTATAACCGCCCTCATTTCTTAGATATTGCGCTTGCCTATGCGATGATTAATTTTATTGCCTCGCTGGCTTTTTTAAAGTATATCCAAACAGGAGGACTTGATGAGCAAAAAGAGGGTGGCAAATAG
- a CDS encoding monovalent cation/H(+) antiporter subunit G, with product MEIKTIVTGVLLGIGCFLIVVASLGVVRFPDFYSRIHPAGKCDTLGQMFILLGLMVYNGFSLNSIKLLIIMVFMYVANPTATHFIVRAAYLAGVKPWKRT from the coding sequence ATGGAGATAAAAACAATCGTTACGGGCGTATTGTTGGGCATAGGCTGTTTTCTAATTGTGGTTGCGTCATTGGGGGTAGTCAGGTTTCCTGATTTTTATTCACGGATTCACCCGGCCGGTAAATGCGATACGTTGGGACAGATGTTTATTTTGCTCGGTCTCATGGTCTACAATGGATTTTCGCTGAACAGTATTAAGCTTTTAATCATCATGGTGTTTATGTACGTAGCTAACCCAACGGCGACCCATTTCATTGTCAGAGCTGCTTATCTTGCCGGTGTCAAACCGTGGAAAAGGACTTAG
- a CDS encoding cation:proton antiporter subunit C, with amino-acid sequence MMEFIFAKYHYWISILLMMIGFYAVVAKSNLVKKIIGLNIFQTSVFLFYVSMAKVEGGTAPILWAGAQIYDNPLPHTLMLTGIVVSVSTTAVALAIIIMIKRAFGTVEEDEILEIQEMNKYK; translated from the coding sequence ATGATGGAGTTTATTTTTGCGAAATATCACTACTGGATATCAATATTGTTGATGATGATCGGATTCTATGCTGTCGTGGCTAAATCGAATCTGGTCAAGAAGATAATCGGTTTGAACATCTTTCAAACGTCGGTATTTCTTTTTTATGTTTCCATGGCTAAAGTGGAAGGGGGGACAGCACCGATATTATGGGCGGGGGCCCAAATCTATGATAACCCGTTGCCGCATACCTTGATGCTTACCGGCATTGTCGTGTCTGTGAGTACAACCGCGGTCGCCCTGGCGATCATTATCATGATCAAAAGAGCGTTTGGAACAGTTGAAGAAGATGAAATACTTGAGATACAGGAGATGAATAAATATAAATGA
- a CDS encoding monovalent cation/H+ antiporter subunit D family protein has product MQAVLESGKISYRLGGWEPPWGIEYVVDYLNGFVLCIVAFIAFIVTIYAKKSVAVEIEEGKEPLFYAIYLLFITGLMGIVITGDIFNLYVFLEIASLAGYALIAIGKRREALLASFNYLVMGTIGATFILLGIGHLYMVTGTLNMADLGARLPALYQSKVVHTAFAFFITGLSIKIALFPLHNWLPNSYTYAPSTVSAIMAATTTKVGAYVLIRIMFTVFKPDFIFSGVKLHQLLLFLSILAILAGSILAIAQKDIKKMLAYSSIGQIGYIVLGIALLNLTGVQGSLLHILNHALMKGCLFLAVGAVVYKMGITNIADFRGLGPKMPVSMVAFTIAALSMIGVPLTVGFVSKWYLAIASLEAGMWFVIPVILLSSLLMIVYFWRLIDIIWFQPREEENKASDIHICAESSPVLNDAPPLMLGPVVILASLCIIFGTFPSLPLSIAEQASSILLR; this is encoded by the coding sequence ATGCAGGCTGTTCTAGAAAGCGGGAAAATTAGCTATCGATTGGGAGGCTGGGAGCCACCTTGGGGGATTGAATATGTTGTTGATTACTTAAATGGATTTGTCCTATGTATAGTTGCCTTTATCGCTTTTATCGTCACCATTTATGCCAAGAAAAGCGTGGCAGTGGAGATCGAAGAGGGCAAGGAGCCCCTTTTTTATGCCATCTACTTGCTGTTTATTACCGGGCTGATGGGGATTGTGATTACTGGCGATATCTTTAACTTATATGTTTTTCTGGAGATTGCTTCATTAGCTGGTTACGCCCTGATCGCTATCGGTAAAAGAAGAGAGGCTTTGTTGGCCAGTTTTAACTACCTGGTTATGGGGACAATCGGGGCAACTTTTATTCTGCTGGGAATTGGTCACCTGTATATGGTGACCGGAACACTGAATATGGCTGATTTAGGAGCAAGATTGCCGGCACTGTACCAGTCCAAAGTTGTCCATACAGCCTTTGCCTTTTTCATTACTGGCTTAAGTATCAAGATCGCTCTCTTTCCGCTGCATAACTGGTTGCCTAACTCATATACCTATGCTCCTTCTACCGTAAGTGCTATCATGGCTGCTACCACAACCAAAGTTGGTGCGTATGTCCTGATTCGGATAATGTTTACCGTTTTTAAACCAGATTTTATTTTCTCAGGAGTTAAGCTTCATCAGTTGTTATTATTTCTCTCTATTCTGGCCATCCTGGCCGGCTCGATACTGGCGATCGCCCAGAAAGATATCAAGAAGATGTTGGCCTACTCCAGTATTGGACAGATCGGTTATATTGTACTCGGGATAGCACTATTGAATCTGACCGGAGTACAGGGGTCGCTCTTGCATATTTTAAATCATGCCTTAATGAAAGGATGCCTCTTTTTGGCGGTTGGTGCGGTTGTTTACAAAATGGGAATCACCAACATCGCAGATTTCAGAGGGCTGGGGCCGAAAATGCCTGTCTCGATGGTCGCATTTACCATTGCTGCGCTGTCAATGATCGGTGTACCGTTAACAGTCGGTTTCGTCAGTAAGTGGTATTTGGCCATCGCTTCGCTGGAAGCGGGAATGTGGTTTGTGATTCCCGTAATTCTGCTCAGTTCATTGTTGATGATCGTTTACTTTTGGCGATTAATCGACATTATTTGGTTTCAACCCCGGGAAGAAGAGAACAAGGCAAGCGATATACATATTTGTGCTGAGAGTTCCCCAGTACTAAACGATGCCCCTCCATTAATGTTGGGGCCGGTAGTTATCCTGGCTTCACTGTGCATTATTTTCGGTACCTTCCCTTCACTGCCGTTGTCTATCGCGGAACAGGCTTCCTCTATTTTACTTAGGTAA
- a CDS encoding monovalent cation/H+ antiporter subunit D family protein, producing MEVLTSARPIYAVLVSLGAVALIGVSSKRPNLREFWTLIAAVLKFSIVVSMLPIILQGKIIEYFLLTVVPGLEVKFRVDALSMIFALIATGLWIVASVYSIGYMRSLNEHAQTRFYMFFAVALLAATGIAFSGNLFTMFIFYEILTLSTYPLVAHQQTREATEGAQKYLAYLLGTSILFLLPAIFLTYYYAGSLEFSNHGILVNHVPNVMVGIILVLFIAGLAKTALMPLHSWLPAAMVAPTPVSALLHAVAVVKAGAFAVIRVVLYVFGVDLLKNLGLGVILAYFASFTIIVASIVALRQDRLKLRLAYSTISQLAYVVLGVALLTPSSIVGSILHIVVHAFGKITLFLAAGAIYVATKKVYVSELDGIGRKMPLTMGAFAVAAISMIGIPPLGGFISKWYLSLGALEAQQLLVIVVLLISSLLNAGYFLPIIYAAFFKEALPTENQQQDQLSTVRELPKPILTAAHLGIVATQPDSFRQASVFSKIRANEAPLLMVIPLLITAGAVIVLFFWPSLFLTLARMVVAAVMA from the coding sequence ATGGAAGTCTTGACATCAGCAAGACCAATCTACGCTGTACTCGTCTCTCTAGGGGCAGTTGCGCTTATCGGAGTTTCCAGCAAGAGACCTAATTTAAGAGAGTTTTGGACCCTTATTGCCGCTGTATTAAAATTTTCTATAGTTGTCTCGATGCTGCCCATAATCCTGCAGGGGAAGATAATTGAATATTTTCTGTTAACTGTTGTTCCAGGGCTGGAGGTTAAGTTCAGAGTTGATGCCTTGAGTATGATTTTTGCTCTAATTGCCACCGGTCTTTGGATAGTCGCCTCTGTTTATTCTATTGGGTATATGCGTTCTTTAAATGAACATGCCCAAACTCGATTCTACATGTTTTTTGCGGTTGCTTTATTGGCGGCCACGGGAATCGCTTTTTCGGGTAACCTTTTTACCATGTTTATCTTTTACGAAATTCTTACGCTCAGCACTTACCCGCTGGTTGCCCATCAGCAAACGAGGGAGGCTACCGAGGGGGCTCAAAAATATCTGGCCTATCTCCTTGGGACATCGATCTTGTTTTTACTACCAGCAATATTCTTGACTTACTATTATGCGGGCTCACTTGAATTTTCTAACCACGGCATTCTGGTCAACCATGTTCCAAACGTAATGGTTGGTATTATCCTGGTCCTGTTCATCGCCGGCCTGGCTAAAACAGCGCTGATGCCCCTGCACTCATGGCTGCCAGCAGCGATGGTTGCCCCTACCCCGGTCAGCGCCCTGCTGCATGCTGTTGCTGTAGTCAAAGCCGGGGCCTTTGCGGTGATTAGAGTGGTGCTCTACGTATTTGGGGTGGATTTGCTCAAAAACCTAGGGCTGGGAGTTATATTGGCATATTTCGCTTCCTTTACGATTATCGTGGCTTCAATTGTGGCTTTGAGGCAGGACCGCCTTAAGTTAAGGCTGGCCTACTCGACGATCAGTCAACTGGCTTATGTTGTCCTGGGAGTGGCTTTGCTGACGCCAAGTTCTATTGTCGGAAGCATTTTGCACATCGTTGTGCATGCATTTGGCAAGATTACCCTCTTTTTAGCGGCTGGGGCCATCTATGTGGCGACCAAGAAGGTATATGTCAGCGAACTTGATGGCATCGGTCGGAAGATGCCCTTGACGATGGGTGCGTTCGCCGTTGCTGCGATTTCGATGATCGGGATACCACCGCTGGGTGGTTTTATCAGTAAATGGTATCTTTCCTTGGGCGCACTAGAAGCTCAACAGTTGCTAGTGATAGTTGTTTTGCTAATCAGCTCTCTGCTTAACGCGGGTTATTTTTTGCCGATCATTTACGCAGCTTTCTTTAAGGAAGCGCTGCCGACCGAAAATCAGCAACAAGATCAGCTATCGACGGTGAGGGAACTGCCGAAACCGATATTGACAGCGGCCCACCTTGGTATTGTGGCCACTCAGCCGGATTCTTTCAGGCAAGCCTCAGTTTTCAGCAAAATAAGGGCGAACGAAGCGCCGCTTTTGATGGTCATTCCACTGTTGATCACTGCTGGTGCGGTGATAGTCCTCTTTTTCTGGCCGTCATTGTTCCTTACCCTGGCCAGAATGGTAGTGGCTGCAGTAATGGCGTAA